The following are encoded in a window of Narcine bancroftii isolate sNarBan1 chromosome 2, sNarBan1.hap1, whole genome shotgun sequence genomic DNA:
- the LOC138755130 gene encoding endogenous retrovirus group 3 member 1 Env polyprotein-like — MLLLCSLIFLSLPMSLSGVKCKKCRDTVVLFQDHIWGRKEGNFISHTSVPEKCWAENTTQHPYTPCVEKEGNNMGHYIQIPNTTPFPLNGWKGDSSPPCPDGLWFCIHQRTVPMRSYTPHLKLPVPLRQPDLVRVHPNNHVSFGNVIGGDNLFVDLATKIAGTFNVTNCWVCGGPRMSEQWPWWGEPLNSLTMISRIWTTNRTRSRETWSLSNVPSGFYCLSRAGKYPVGESPCKAVWIRISPGVFTWFPKPQTWFLSTVFKTNCLPLSNSSIQFWNCTTSTITGPYQSNPVLKRVWERGYGVSPNGLFWVCGNKAYTRLPSQWSGTCFLGIIRPEFFLLPHDHGHKLGVKIFDTLHRAPRSTTVHLGEWRDDWPPERIIQYYGPATWAQDGSWGYRTPIYMLNRIIRLQAVLEIVTNQTAIALQLLASQQGQMRSAIYQNRLALDYLLATKGGVCSKLNLTNCCLQIDDNGKAIRKIADNIRTLSHVPVQTWHPFPQFMTMHTCA, encoded by the coding sequence atgttattgttatgttctttgatttttcttagtttgcctatgtctttatcaggtgtgaaatgtaagaaatgcagagatacagtggtcctgtttcaggaccacatttggggaagaaaggaaggtaatttcatttcccatacctcagttcctgagaaatgttgggcagaaaataccacccaacatccatataccccttgtgtggaaaaagaaggaaataatatgggtcattatatacagattcctaataccactcctttccctcttaacggttggaaaggtgactcaagcccaccatgccctgatggactctggttttgcatacaccaacgtactgttccaatgagaagttacactccacacttgaaattgcctgtccctttaagacagccggacttagttagagtccatccaaataaccatgtaagtttcggtaatgtaattggaggagataacctttttgtagatctggcaactaaaattgcaggaacttttaatgtaactaattgttgggtctgcgggggtccacggatgtcagaacaatggccttggtggggagaacctctcaattcattgaccatgatttcccgcatttggacaactaaccgaacaagatcaagagaaacctggtctctctctaacgtcccctctggtttttattgtctctcacgagccggcaaatacccagtaggagaaagtccctgcaaggctgtatggattcgcatttcacctggtgttttcacttggtttcctaaacctcagacttggttcttatccactgtttttaaaactaattgcctacccctgtctaatagcagtattcagttttggaattgtaccacttccaccatcacaggaccataccaatcaaatcctgttcttaaaagagtttgggaaagggggtatggagtatccccaaatggattattctgggtatgtggtaataaagcttatactcgtcttccctcacagtggagtggaacttgtttcctaggaataatccgcccagaatttttccttctaccccacgatcacggtcataaattaggcgtgaagatctttgatacattacatcgtgcaccccgctctaccacggtacatttgggagaatggagagatgattggcctccagagcgcataattcaatattatggtcccgctacatgggctcaagatggatcttggggttatcgtactcctatatatatgttaaatcgtataattcgcttacaagcagtgcttgaaattgttacaaatcaaacagctatagccctgcaattacttgcatcccagcaaggtcagatgcgctctgctatatatcagaaccgtctagccctagactatctcctagccacgaaAGGAGGTGTATGtagcaaacttaatttgactaactgctgcttacagattgatgataatggaaaagccattcgtaaaatcgctgataatattcgtacattgtcccatgtaccggttcaaacctggcatcctttcccacaatttatgACAAtgcacacgtgcgcttag